The genome window GGTTATTTTGCATTAGGCAAAGCTTCCAAAGCAGTGGTGGTGGTTTCTGATCACAACACGGCGTACTATAATGAAATGGACACGGTTTCGGGGCATTTGTGGGGAGACGGCGCTTCGGCCCTGCTGATTTCAAAAGAACGCCAGACGGATTCCGACATGGAGATCAAGAAACTGATCACTGGTGGCGCTGCTACGAGCGGAAAAGCGATTGAAGCAGTTGTCTTGCGGCCTAATGATCGCGGTGTAATCATGCCTTACGGTCGGGACGTGTTCCAGAATGCCTGCCAGTATATGCCAAAGGTCAGCCAGCAGGTTTTACAGGCTTGCGGACTAACGATCGATGACCTGGATTACCTGATTCCGCATCAGGCAAACCACCGCATCAGCCTTAATGTGATCAATACATTAGGCATTCCCGTGGAGAAGCTGATTTCCAACATTCAATATTTAGGAAACACAGGCTGCGCGGGTTGTGCGATAGCATTGTCGGAGAATAAGGATAAATTCAAAAAAGGCGATAACATTGTGATTACCGTTTTCGGCGGTGGCTATTCTTACGGGGCCATGCTGATTACGGTCTGATATTTATTTAAACAAAAAAATGCCCGCATCTCATCAATGCGGGCATTTTTCGTGTTTATTCAAATCCTTAATTCACTTCCGGCTCCGAGAACATGGCTGGCTTCCAGACATTGTTTTCAGGATTAATGTCAGGAAGACTGTGCTCAGGGTCAATAGTAACTGACCGGATCGGCTGCTGTGTAGCCGCCTTAAACGTCCAGCTTCCTCCGCGCTGCCAGATTTCAACCGGCAATTCGACGCGCGTTTTCTTACCGCTTATTTCTTCAATGTCGATTTTAGCCGGCATTGCCCATTGATCCAGGTTTTCAATGGTTATAAAAGAACCTTTTTGCGGATTTTGCTCAACATAAGTTACGCCTTTGACGCCTTGGTCGAGCTTATAATTTTCAAAGAACCATCCTTTCCAGAACCAGCCCAGATCCTCACCGGCTGCATCTTCCATCGTACGGAAGAAATCGTAGGGAGTCGGATGCTTGAAAGCCCAGCGCTGCACATATACTTTGAATGCATAATCGAAACGCTCTTTGCCCAAAACCTGCTCACGCAACATTTTCAGACCAAGCGCAGGTTTGTAATAAGCTTCCCAACCCAGGTTCACTGCCTGCACTACATCCGGGATCGTCATGATCGGGTCCGCTTTCTGGCGGAAAATGATAGGCGCAAGACGCTGCATATCATTCATCTGCGCGCTTTTATACTCACCATTATTAAAATTATCTGCGGACAGGAAGTTGATAAATGTGTTAAATCCTTCGTCCATCCACGCATATTTACGCTCGTTGTTACCTACGATCATCGGGAACCAGTTATGACCAAACTCGTGGTCCGTTACGCCCCAGAGATCATCTTTACGGCTTTTGCTGCTGCAAAAAACAATTCCCGGATACTCCATCCCGCCTACAATTCCAGCCACATTGGTTGCAACCGGGTAAGTGTACTCATGCACATAACCTGAGTAAAATTCAATGCAGCCTTTCACGTATTCCGTCGAGCGGCCCCAGCCGTCCAATCCGCCGTCTTCTGCCGGATAGACCGACTGTGCAAGGGCTGTTTTACCTTTTGGCAAGTTCATTTTTGCTGCATCCCAAACAAATGCTTTGGAAGTTGCCCAGGCAATATCACGCGCCTGCAAGCAACGGAAACGCCAGGTAAGGGTTCCCGACTGTTTCGGCCTTGACGCAGGGTTGGTAACTTCTTCTGCGCTGCGGATCATAACAGTCTGATCGCTTTTTGCCGCATCAGCCAGTCTTTTCCGTTGTTCTGCTGTAAGCACATCATTCGGGTTCAGCAATTCGCCTGATCCAACCACAATGTGGTCCCAGGGCACAGTAACATTGTATTCAAAATCACCATATTCCAGGTAAAACTCGCCTGCGCCCAGGTAGGGAAGCAAATTCCAGCCTTCAATGTCGTCAAACACGGCAACGCGTGGATACCACTGCGCCATTTCATAAACAATCCCGTTTTTCGTTTCCAATGTTCCCATCCGGTCTGAGCCGTACTCAGGGATTTTGAAAGAATATGCGATCTTGATTTTGATCACATCACCATTCGGCTTTACAGGCGTTGCAAGCCTGATCTGCATGCGGGTATCGGTGATTTTATAAGTGGCTTCCACAAAACCGCCTTTCCCCTGCTGAACAGTAACGGCTCTAATCGAATCTCCTCCGCTGAAACCGGTGTTACCAAACCTGCCGCCGGTTACGGGAGTTGTTTTTCCCCCGCGCGATTGATCATTGAATGCATTCTGGTCCAGTTGAAGCCAGATGAATTCAAGTGATTCCGGGCTATTGTTCTTATAAGTAAGCTCAACATCGCCGCTAACCATTCCCTTTGCCTCGTCAAGCGCAACATTGATCTTGTAATCGGCACGGTTTTGCCAGTATTTCGGACCGGGAGAGCCGCTGCCCGTCCGGTATTCATTACCAGGCTGAAAATTAAATAAAGGGTGAAAAAGCACGTGTGAATCGTATTTCACTTTTTCCTGCTCTTGTGCGTGGGCGTTAAAAAATCCAAGACCTGCCATCAAGAACAAGCTCAGACGAAATATGGATATTTTCATTCTATTGATAAAATTTGAAAAATATGTGTTTGTAAACGAGCAATATACGGCTTTTCGCCTTTTTTAATATAAAAAGTTTCATTTTTGCTAACCGGTAGTTACTTTGAAATATTACCGGTTACATCGTAAAAAATGCCATGCGCAAGCGTCTCTCCGTTGAAGACTACACAGCCGGAATCCTCGCCGGAGATCGGATCATGCTGAGCCAGGCCATTACGGTCACGGAAAGCAGGTTACCGGCAGACAAGGAACTTGCTGCTGCTATTCTGAAAGAGACGCTGCCCCATTCCGGCAATGCATTTCGGATCGGGATAACGGGCGTTCCGGGTGTTGGGAAAAGCACATTTATCGAATCTTTCGGCACCTATCTGACCTCCTTAGGAAAGCGGGTGGCCGTTTTGGCGGTTGATCCCAGCAGCCAGAAATCCCGGGGCAGCATCCTGGGCGACAAAACGCGCATGGAAAGGCTCTCTCATAATCCTTTGGCCTACATTCGCCCTTCGGCGACGGGTTTGTTTCTTGGGGGAATCGCCCGGAGCACGCGCGAGATTATGCTGCTTTGTGAAGCGGCGGGTCATGATATTATTCTGATCGAAACCGTGGGCGTTGGGCAATCTGAAACATTGGTCAAAGGCATAACGGACTTTTTCCTGCTCCTTATGCTGGCTGGTGCGGGTGATGAATTGCAGGGAATTAAAAAAGGGATCATGGAAATGGCAGATGCGATCGCCATCAACAAGGCGGATGGGGATAATGCGCAAGCGGCGGCTCTGGCGGTTTCGGCTTATCAGAATGCATTGCATTTGTTCCCAAAAGCGGATTCCGGTTTTCCCACAGAAGTGCTCACATGCTCTGCATTACAGGAAAATGGAATGGAAGCGATCTGGAAACTGATCCGGGAATTTGAGAAAACGACGAGGGCCAATGGTTTTTTTGACCAAAACAGACAAAACCAAAATCTGAATTGGATGCACGACCTTATCAGGCAATCATTGGAAAATCAGTTTTTCAGTGATGCCGCTGTAAAAACAAAGCTGACATCATTGGAAGAGGCCGTTCGTGATGGAAGGGAACTGCCCGATTCAGCTGCGGAAGATCTGCTTAGAACATTCCGGAACGTTAAATCATAAAAACTTTAAGCAAAAGCATTTTTAAAGTATGTTTGGACGTTAATCTTAGCGTTACTAAACTAAACCAACCATTACTGCCCGATTATGAAGATCTACACCGCATTAAGCAAATTAACCCTCCTGACATTCCTGCTAATGGCTTTCGTTGTGACTGCCTGCAAAGACGATGAAAAAGAGCCAGATCCTGTGGAAGATACAAATCCGATAGTGGGAAGATGGCAATTAACAGCTGTAACACCTGAAACTCCCGGAACGACGATTCCAGCATTGGCATTTATTCAAACTGCTGCCCCTTGTTTCCTGGAATTGAAACTGACTTTTAATCCCAATAACACTGTCACCGCAGCAGATTGCCCTACGGCCGTTTCTGCAATTGATCCTTTTGTTCCCGTTGGAACTGATGCTAAATGGAAAGTAGCCGGTGACAAACTAACATTAAGCAGAGGCACAACCAGCCAGGAATTTAAGATCACACAAACGGCTACGAACCTTACAGTTGTCGTTAACACGCAGACAGATGCAACCAAGCCGGCTGTTAATGCGCTGCTGATCTTCAAAAGACTTTAATATCATTCCAATTCTTACTATTGCCCTGCCTTTAAAGGCAGGGCAATTTTTTTAGCTGGTGTGGTCGCATACTACAAGCCATTTGCCATTGATCTTTTTCCAGAGTAATGTGTAATGTCCTTCGATGTCGCCTTTTTCGGGCCGGGTCAGGTGAAACTTCCCAACCAGAAATGCCACGTCCTTGCCTGGAAATGTGAGGTTCAGGTAAGTAAATTTTAATGTTCCCATCGTCGCACGATCCGGGTAGCGCTTCAAATAACCTTCGTGCGTGGCTTTGTAGCCATAAGTTATGCCGGCCTTTCCAACGAACATCAGCGAGTCCGATTCCCAGTAACCGTTCATAAACGAATCAATGTCGCCGCGGTTCCAGTCGGCCATCTGGCGGTTCATGGTTCCGTAAATGGTTTCCTTGTCTTTCGAAGTCTGTGCTTTTGCAAACATTGAAATCGTGATCAGGATGAGGGTGAAGAGCCGGTTTCTCATAATTTTTGCGGATTTTTGTAAATCGTTTCCTGATTTTAAATATACACGAAAGAAACAAGGGAAGCGTTTGCAAGACAAAAAATCCAAATCAGAAATATCAGAATGAGTAAGTTTGACGATATATTTAAAAAGCTTGACCGTCAGAAATATCCGTTTATCGATGGGCTTTATTACTTATTCATTGTCGTTTTCCTGCTCATTTTGTTCCTATTCTTCGCCTGACCTGTGAACAAGCCTTCCTATCTGTTTATTCTGAATCCCAACTCCGGCACTTCGATTGGCAAGAACGCCGGTGAGGTGAAACGGGCTATTGAAACATTTGCGCAAAAAAACGGAGCGGAGGCTAAAATACTTTTTACAGAAGAAAGGGCGCATGCAACAACATTAGTAAAAGAAAACCTGGGTTTACAGCCCTGGAACGCCATTGTTGCCGTAGGAGGCGATGGGACTGTCAATGAAATTGCACAGCCGCTTGTGCATACGGAGCAGCCGATCGGCATCATTCCGCTTGGCTCGGGCAATGGCCTAGCGCGTCATCTGGGCATTCCGCTTACATTGGAAGCTTCTCTGAAAAGGCTTTTTGAGAATAAAATAATCACCATCGACAGTGCGCAAATTAATCAAATTCCCTTTTTCTGCACCGCCGGAATGGGTTTTGACGCTTATGTAGGGCATTTGTTCAGCCAGCAGCACCAGCGTGGACTGTCTACATACATTAATGTTTCGTTTCAGTCGTATTGGAGTTATAAGCCCCAGAGTTTCCGGTTGAATGGTGTGGAGACTCATGCTTTTTCCCTGTCATTTGCCAATGCAGGTCAGTTTGGAAATAATGCCTGGGTCGCTCCTCAGGCCAGTTTGCAGGACGGTTTACTCGACATTTGCACCATTAAGCCATTCCCGAAATGGTATGGTACATCCCTGGCATATCAGCTTTTCACCAAACAAATGAAGGCTTCGCGTTACATTGATTACGCACATATGACTGAGGCTGTGGTGGAGACGGATGTGCCGCCAATGATACATTACGACGGAGAGCCGTTTCAGCTTGATACAACGAGAATTGAAGTTAAAATTAGACCGCAGAGCCTGCGAGTAATTGTCTGATGTCAAAAAAGAACCGCACAGGAGTCATATATTCCACAAACCCTGACTTCGAATACAACGATTCCGGAGCCGACGAACCGGATACATTACCCGCTGCACAGCAGGACCTGAGGATCTGGCTGGATCGCAAAGGCGGTGGAAAAGTAATTACGATTATAAAAGGATTTATTGGCACCAATGCAGACATGGAAGCCTTGGGAAAACAACTAAAAGCGCTTTGCGGAAGCGGCGGAACTGTAAAGGACCAGGAAGCCCAGATCCAGGGCGATCACCGCGATAAGGTGATCAACTGGCTGGTTGGGAAGGGTTATAAAGCTAAGAAAGCGGGAGGCTAGCTTTTTTTTGCCTAAATCCCCTGAAGGGGACTTTACATACGAGATGAGAAAGTCCCCTTTAGGAGATTGAGGGCCTAAAGAACCTTATTCGTGTCTATCTCCGTTGGAGCAGGCAAATTGGATGGGGGTGGCTGCGGCAACTGGTTTGAGCGCACATTTTCCAGCACTTCCACATTGGTTACGAAATATTTGGTATCACCATTCCAGGGCAGTGTAAAGAATTTTTCTTCGTAGGTAAGTGAAACGCGCTGCCCGTTTTTGATAGCTTCTTCGAGCTTAGCGATCGCATCTTTATTTTTTGCGCTTACAGAAAACACCCATTCCGAAGAATTCATGGTGCCGTCGCCTTCGTACAGGCCGCCCATTCTCAGCTCGCCTTCGTATGTTTTAAATAAATATCCTTTGTTGCTCAGCTTGGTAATGAAACCTCCGCGTTTTCCTTCGCTGTAATAGCCGAATGTCAGGTAATAGAGGATTCCAAAAATGACGGCCAGAAATATGGCAAATATGACCCATTTACGCATAATAGTAATTTTCTGAGTTTATTGATATCAGCGAACTTCGCAAAACAGTTTGACTATTCCTAGTTATTATTTTGCCCGAATGGCAATAACCGGGTCCATGCGCGCGGCGAGCATTGCGGGCACAATTCCCGACAACACACCAATGATACTTGAAACGCCGAGCCCGAGTATAATGTTACCCGGCGTAAGCAGGATCTGCAATGAGCCCATCGGCATGAACGATAGAAGAAATACCAAAAATATGCCAACCAGTCCGCCGACTAAACTCAGCATAACCGCTTCGAATAGAAATTGGAACAGGATCGAATAGTTTTTAGCGCCCAGGGATTTCTGAATGCCTATGAGGTTCGTTCTTTCTTTAACAGAAACAAACATAATGTTGGCGATCCCAAACCCTCCTACCAAGATCGAAAAGCTTCCGATTACCCAGCCGGCAATGGTTAGCACGGCAAAGAGCTGACCAATTGCTTCCGCAGCGGCTTCGGGGCGGTTCAGGGAAAAATTACTGCCATCCCGCGGCTTAATGCCCCTTTTGGTTCGCATTAAGCCCGTAATTTCGGCTTCCACTTCCTTCATTCCTTCATCTTCGGGAAAACCTTTTACAACAATGTCAGCACTGCGGCGCCCCGATTGAAAAAGCTTTGAAAATGAGGCAAACGGGATTATACAGTTTTTATCAGGACTTCCGCCGAAATCCACAAGGCTTTCGCCCTTCCGGACCTGAACGCCGACGATTGTAAACTTATTTCCGGCCAGTTTAAATGCCTTCCCTACTGCATCTTGCCCGGGAAAAAGCGCGGCGGCTATGTCTGCGCCTACTATGGCCACATTTCGTGCATTATTTGTTTCAAGCGGGATAAAATAGCGCCCGTCCTGAATGGGAATATCTGAAATCTGATTGTATTCGTAAGAAACGCCTTGAATCTGCGCTACAATGCTGTTGGAGCCGTTCTTTAATGTAGTGCTGCCCCGGAAATCCATAACTGCTACGGCGCTGGCACTTTCCAGGTTATCGTAAAGGAATTTATATTCAGCGAAAGTAGGCTCCGGCCATTGAAAGTATTTCCACCATTGATATTCTCCTCCGAAACCCCAGGGCCATTTTTGAACATATATCACTTTATCGCCGATGAAGCTCATGCTGTCCTTAATGCTGCGTTCGAGGGAATCGACAATGGTAAAAACGGCTACAATTGCAAAAATGCCCACCGTTACGCCCAGCAATGATAAAATGGTCCGGGTAATGTTGGATTTGAGCGCCTGCCAGGCAAAACGGAAACTTTCTAAAACCTGCCGTAAAAATTTCATAGCGCCGTCGGATATAATGTTTTTTTCAAAATCCTTTCAAACCAAAAGTTAACTGTAAAGTGGCAGGAGCAGAAATAAATTGTTACAAAAGGTAAGATAAAGTGATTGATTTAATAAATTACAAACTGAATTATAACGCGCTGACAATGACATTACGCTACACTCTTGCACTTGTTTGCTGTATTTTCCCGGGATTTCTTATTGCGCAAGCACCAGTTAAGGAGTCCACCGGATTCTATCAGTTTCTTTCCGACGACCCTAATCAGAAACCATTTTTCAGCGACAGGCCGGGGGTAATTTCGAAAAATGGCATGGTTGCCTCTGCACATCCGGAAGCCTCAAAAGTAGGAGTTGAGATATTAAAGGCAGGAGGCAATTCGGTTGACGCGGCGGTTGCGGTGCAATTTGCCTTGGCTGTTGTGCATCCGTCTGCAGGGAATCTGGGCGGTGGCGGATTTTTGGTGTTGAGAGATAAAACCGGAAAGAGTTATAGCATTGATTTCCGCGAAAAAGCGCCTGCAAAAGGTCATGCAGACATGTATCTCGATAAAGACGGCAATGTTATCCCCCAATCCAGCATTCTCGGCAGACTTGCGTCGGGTGTTCCCGGCTCAGTGGCTGGTATGGCCGAAGCACATGCAAAACATGGAAAACTGCCCTGGAAACAACTTATTCAGCCGGCGATTGACCTTTCGGAGAATGGCGTAATGCAAACAGAAAGAGAAGCACGCGGACTTAATGCAATCAAAAAAGACTTGCTATCATTGAATCCGGGCACAAAATATTTTATTAATCCAACCGGGAAAGATTGGGTCGCCGGCGATGTGCTGGTGCAGAAAGATTTGGGCAAGGTTTTACGCCGCATTCAGAAAAAGGGCCACGATGGGTTCTATAAAGGCAGGACCGCGAGGCTTTTGGTAAAGGATATTAATAAAAGTAAAGAAGGGATTATTAGTAAAAAAGACCTGGCTGACTACAAAGCGCAGTGGCGGGAAACGATCACAGAAAGCTATAAAGAATATAAGGTGATCACCATGGCGCCTCCTTCCAGCGGTGGCGTTGCATTGCTGCAACTCATGCGCCTGACCGAGCAGCATCCATTGCGGAAATGGGGCTGGCACAGCGATTCCACCATTCAGGTGATGATCGAAGCGGAACGCAGGGT of Dyadobacter chenhuakuii contains these proteins:
- a CDS encoding 3-oxoacyl-ACP synthase III family protein, which translates into the protein MYINTVSHYLPSEVIGNEYFTNINNLSHEWIVERTGISERRKCSPEENTSTMAMKAVEALLENIPYSKNEIDLIIGATYTPYDTIVTLAHAVQHQLQIPDIPVVSISSACSSLLNAIEIVEGYFALGKASKAVVVVSDHNTAYYNEMDTVSGHLWGDGASALLISKERQTDSDMEIKKLITGGAATSGKAIEAVVLRPNDRGVIMPYGRDVFQNACQYMPKVSQQVLQACGLTIDDLDYLIPHQANHRISLNVINTLGIPVEKLISNIQYLGNTGCAGCAIALSENKDKFKKGDNIVITVFGGGYSYGAMLITV
- a CDS encoding M1 family metallopeptidase; this encodes MKISIFRLSLFLMAGLGFFNAHAQEQEKVKYDSHVLFHPLFNFQPGNEYRTGSGSPGPKYWQNRADYKINVALDEAKGMVSGDVELTYKNNSPESLEFIWLQLDQNAFNDQSRGGKTTPVTGGRFGNTGFSGGDSIRAVTVQQGKGGFVEATYKITDTRMQIRLATPVKPNGDVIKIKIAYSFKIPEYGSDRMGTLETKNGIVYEMAQWYPRVAVFDDIEGWNLLPYLGAGEFYLEYGDFEYNVTVPWDHIVVGSGELLNPNDVLTAEQRKRLADAAKSDQTVMIRSAEEVTNPASRPKQSGTLTWRFRCLQARDIAWATSKAFVWDAAKMNLPKGKTALAQSVYPAEDGGLDGWGRSTEYVKGCIEFYSGYVHEYTYPVATNVAGIVGGMEYPGIVFCSSKSRKDDLWGVTDHEFGHNWFPMIVGNNERKYAWMDEGFNTFINFLSADNFNNGEYKSAQMNDMQRLAPIIFRQKADPIMTIPDVVQAVNLGWEAYYKPALGLKMLREQVLGKERFDYAFKVYVQRWAFKHPTPYDFFRTMEDAAGEDLGWFWKGWFFENYKLDQGVKGVTYVEQNPQKGSFITIENLDQWAMPAKIDIEEISGKKTRVELPVEIWQRGGSWTFKAATQQPIRSVTIDPEHSLPDINPENNVWKPAMFSEPEVN
- the meaB gene encoding methylmalonyl Co-A mutase-associated GTPase MeaB; this encodes MRKRLSVEDYTAGILAGDRIMLSQAITVTESRLPADKELAAAILKETLPHSGNAFRIGITGVPGVGKSTFIESFGTYLTSLGKRVAVLAVDPSSQKSRGSILGDKTRMERLSHNPLAYIRPSATGLFLGGIARSTREIMLLCEAAGHDIILIETVGVGQSETLVKGITDFFLLLMLAGAGDELQGIKKGIMEMADAIAINKADGDNAQAAALAVSAYQNALHLFPKADSGFPTEVLTCSALQENGMEAIWKLIREFEKTTRANGFFDQNRQNQNLNWMHDLIRQSLENQFFSDAAVKTKLTSLEEAVRDGRELPDSAAEDLLRTFRNVKS
- a CDS encoding lipocalin-like domain-containing protein, which encodes MKIYTALSKLTLLTFLLMAFVVTACKDDEKEPDPVEDTNPIVGRWQLTAVTPETPGTTIPALAFIQTAAPCFLELKLTFNPNNTVTAADCPTAVSAIDPFVPVGTDAKWKVAGDKLTLSRGTTSQEFKITQTATNLTVVVNTQTDATKPAVNALLIFKRL
- a CDS encoding YybH family protein; the encoded protein is MRNRLFTLILITISMFAKAQTSKDKETIYGTMNRQMADWNRGDIDSFMNGYWESDSLMFVGKAGITYGYKATHEGYLKRYPDRATMGTLKFTYLNLTFPGKDVAFLVGKFHLTRPEKGDIEGHYTLLWKKINGKWLVVCDHTS
- a CDS encoding diacylglycerol/lipid kinase family protein, which produces MNKPSYLFILNPNSGTSIGKNAGEVKRAIETFAQKNGAEAKILFTEERAHATTLVKENLGLQPWNAIVAVGGDGTVNEIAQPLVHTEQPIGIIPLGSGNGLARHLGIPLTLEASLKRLFENKIITIDSAQINQIPFFCTAGMGFDAYVGHLFSQQHQRGLSTYINVSFQSYWSYKPQSFRLNGVETHAFSLSFANAGQFGNNAWVAPQASLQDGLLDICTIKPFPKWYGTSLAYQLFTKQMKASRYIDYAHMTEAVVETDVPPMIHYDGEPFQLDTTRIEVKIRPQSLRVIV
- a CDS encoding translation initiation factor, which encodes MSKKNRTGVIYSTNPDFEYNDSGADEPDTLPAAQQDLRIWLDRKGGGKVITIIKGFIGTNADMEALGKQLKALCGSGGTVKDQEAQIQGDHRDKVINWLVGKGYKAKKAGG
- a CDS encoding ABC transporter permease, which gives rise to MKFLRQVLESFRFAWQALKSNITRTILSLLGVTVGIFAIVAVFTIVDSLERSIKDSMSFIGDKVIYVQKWPWGFGGEYQWWKYFQWPEPTFAEYKFLYDNLESASAVAVMDFRGSTTLKNGSNSIVAQIQGVSYEYNQISDIPIQDGRYFIPLETNNARNVAIVGADIAAALFPGQDAVGKAFKLAGNKFTIVGVQVRKGESLVDFGGSPDKNCIIPFASFSKLFQSGRRSADIVVKGFPEDEGMKEVEAEITGLMRTKRGIKPRDGSNFSLNRPEAAAEAIGQLFAVLTIAGWVIGSFSILVGGFGIANIMFVSVKERTNLIGIQKSLGAKNYSILFQFLFEAVMLSLVGGLVGIFLVFLLSFMPMGSLQILLTPGNIILGLGVSSIIGVLSGIVPAMLAARMDPVIAIRAK
- the ggt gene encoding gamma-glutamyltransferase translates to MTLRYTLALVCCIFPGFLIAQAPVKESTGFYQFLSDDPNQKPFFSDRPGVISKNGMVASAHPEASKVGVEILKAGGNSVDAAVAVQFALAVVHPSAGNLGGGGFLVLRDKTGKSYSIDFREKAPAKGHADMYLDKDGNVIPQSSILGRLASGVPGSVAGMAEAHAKHGKLPWKQLIQPAIDLSENGVMQTEREARGLNAIKKDLLSLNPGTKYFINPTGKDWVAGDVLVQKDLGKVLRRIQKKGHDGFYKGRTARLLVKDINKSKEGIISKKDLADYKAQWRETITESYKEYKVITMAPPSSGGVALLQLMRLTEQHPLRKWGWHSDSTIQVMIEAERRVYADRAKFLGDPDFVKVPVETLISKDYLSKRWNDFNWDKATDSKDISGGVFPGYESLETTHFSIVDKEGNAVSLTTTLNGGYGSRVVIKGGGFLMNNEMDDFSIKAGAPNMYGLIGNKANAIAPGKRMLSSMTPTIIEKDGKLLMVVGTPGGSTIITSVYQTILNVLEHGMTMQQAVNALKFHHQWLPDITTFESNAFSENTIKKLQNKGYNLEQQRNTIGRMDCILVRPDGSLEGGSDPRGDDTSMGY